The following are encoded in a window of Geobacter metallireducens GS-15 genomic DNA:
- a CDS encoding HIT family protein yields the protein MERIWAPWRMDYILDEKPHGCIFCLDARTDEDRQNLVLYKTPLSLVMLNRYPYTNGHLMVAPRHHTAELDSLTDVEMLDLFRTVRLCRSVLEEEASPQGFNIGLNLGRAAGAGIEDHLHIHIVPRWNGDTNFMTVVADVRVVPEGLLTTYDRLYPRFAARTQ from the coding sequence ATGGAAAGAATCTGGGCGCCGTGGCGCATGGATTATATTCTCGATGAAAAGCCGCATGGCTGCATTTTTTGCCTGGATGCACGGACGGACGAGGATCGACAGAATCTTGTTCTCTACAAAACGCCGTTATCGTTGGTGATGCTTAATCGTTATCCCTATACAAATGGTCACCTGATGGTGGCGCCACGACACCACACTGCGGAACTGGACTCCCTGACGGACGTCGAGATGCTTGACCTTTTCCGAACCGTTCGGCTCTGCAGAAGCGTTCTTGAGGAGGAAGCCTCACCCCAGGGATTCAATATCGGGCTCAATCTCGGCCGGGCAGCCGGGGCAGGGATAGAAGACCACCTCCATATCCATATCGTTCCGCGCTGGAATGGCGATACAAATTTCATGACGGTTGTCGCCGACGTACGCGTTGTCCCTGAAGGGTTGCTGACTACCTACGACCGGCTTTATCCCCGTTTTGCGGCCCGCACGCAATAG
- a CDS encoding ROK family protein, whose protein sequence is MNGNKRAYIGIDIGGTNLRMALIDERGAIIHKTKSRTDIHHGRSSFLSRLGKGIESLLLAARDNNIEPAGLGAGVPGLIANDGHVYVSVNLRPLDGVNLRDELQAMSGLPAVVANDVNAFAFGESVYGAGRDYRSFLMVTLGTGVGGGLILDGKVWSGIDGVAGEFGHMTVESEGRPCPCGNRGCLEQYASASALVSAAREMICQQKDVFGAQCDMDAISTKILAAAALDGNQAALGLFADAGRYLGIAAASVANLLNLEAIILGGGVSSSFNLLCESMRREVLARAFPIPGKRLVIRQASLGDDGGILGSAALARSFLQEGKP, encoded by the coding sequence ATGAATGGCAACAAGCGCGCCTATATCGGCATAGACATAGGAGGTACCAATCTCCGCATGGCTCTCATTGATGAACGGGGCGCCATTATCCACAAAACCAAGAGCAGGACCGATATCCACCATGGTCGATCCTCTTTCCTCTCGCGCCTTGGCAAGGGGATTGAGTCCCTGCTGCTCGCGGCCAGAGATAATAACATCGAACCTGCCGGGCTGGGGGCAGGGGTGCCGGGACTCATTGCCAATGACGGCCATGTGTATGTTTCGGTGAACCTCAGGCCATTGGACGGGGTAAATCTGCGGGATGAGCTTCAGGCCATGAGCGGGCTCCCCGCAGTGGTGGCGAACGATGTAAACGCGTTTGCCTTCGGAGAGAGCGTCTACGGGGCGGGCAGGGACTATCGGTCATTTCTTATGGTTACCCTCGGCACTGGCGTTGGGGGAGGTCTGATCCTCGACGGCAAGGTCTGGAGCGGAATCGACGGGGTGGCAGGCGAGTTTGGCCACATGACCGTGGAATCCGAGGGGAGGCCCTGTCCCTGCGGCAACCGCGGTTGTCTCGAGCAGTACGCATCCGCAAGCGCCCTGGTTTCCGCGGCAAGAGAGATGATCTGCCAACAGAAGGATGTATTCGGGGCGCAATGCGACATGGACGCCATTTCAACCAAAATACTTGCCGCTGCGGCACTGGACGGTAACCAGGCGGCGTTGGGCCTCTTCGCCGATGCCGGACGGTATCTGGGGATCGCTGCCGCGTCGGTTGCCAATCTCCTTAATCTCGAAGCGATAATTCTCGGGGGAGGAGTCTCCTCGAGTTTCAACCTCCTGTGCGAGAGCATGAGACGGGAAGTTCTTGCCAGGGCCTTTCCCATTCCGGGCAAGCGCCTCGTTATCCGCCAGGCTTCCCTGGGAGACGACGGTGGGATTCTCGGCAGTGCCGCACTGGCAAGGAGTTTTCTTCAGGAGGGGAAACCATGA
- a CDS encoding 6-phosphofructokinase encodes MKRKIGILTGGGDCPGLNAVIRGVVKSAIIGRGWEVVGIEDGFDGLLYDRTPRPLGLEDVRGILPRGGTILGTSNRGNPFSYPIEVNGKTVLTDVSDRVVERVKDLGIDAIVAVGGDGSLKIALELMKRGVPVVGVPKTIDNDLMETDVTFGYNTALETATDALDKLHSTAESHHRIMIMEVMGRYAGWIALESGISGGADVILIPEIPFELKAVCNAIEGRRRRGSKFSIVVAAEGAFPRGGTRVVQKKADETMAIERLGGIGNFVAHELTSCLDMDIRVTVLGHLQRGGSPSTFDRCLGSRFGIGAVELIEREQYGEMICLKGRAIRSVPIEKAVRKLKLVDPRGQMVTAAKELGINVGRE; translated from the coding sequence ATGAAACGGAAGATCGGCATCCTTACGGGAGGGGGAGACTGTCCCGGCCTCAACGCGGTGATACGGGGCGTGGTGAAGAGCGCCATCATCGGGAGGGGATGGGAGGTGGTCGGTATCGAGGACGGATTCGACGGCCTTCTCTACGACCGAACCCCCAGACCACTGGGGCTTGAAGACGTGAGGGGAATCCTTCCGCGGGGAGGAACGATCCTTGGCACCTCCAATAGGGGCAATCCCTTTTCCTACCCCATTGAGGTTAACGGTAAAACTGTGCTGACTGATGTGTCCGACCGGGTTGTGGAGCGGGTCAAGGACCTCGGGATCGACGCCATCGTGGCAGTGGGGGGAGATGGTTCCCTCAAGATCGCCCTGGAGTTGATGAAAAGGGGGGTGCCGGTGGTTGGCGTCCCGAAGACAATTGACAACGATCTAATGGAAACCGATGTCACCTTTGGTTACAACACGGCCCTGGAAACAGCCACTGATGCCCTCGACAAGCTCCATTCGACGGCCGAGAGCCATCACCGTATCATGATCATGGAGGTGATGGGGCGCTATGCCGGCTGGATCGCACTGGAGTCGGGTATCAGCGGCGGTGCGGACGTGATCCTGATCCCCGAGATCCCCTTTGAACTGAAGGCCGTCTGCAATGCCATTGAAGGCCGGCGCCGGCGAGGCAGCAAATTCAGCATTGTGGTGGCGGCCGAGGGAGCCTTTCCCCGGGGCGGTACGCGGGTCGTCCAAAAAAAGGCCGATGAAACCATGGCAATCGAGCGGCTCGGCGGCATCGGCAACTTTGTGGCCCACGAACTTACCTCCTGTCTCGATATGGACATCCGGGTGACAGTGCTCGGCCATCTCCAACGGGGAGGGTCCCCCTCAACCTTTGATCGCTGTCTCGGGAGCCGATTTGGCATCGGTGCCGTTGAGCTTATCGAAAGGGAGCAGTACGGAGAGATGATCTGTCTCAAGGGAAGAGCCATCCGTTCCGTTCCCATTGAAAAAGCTGTCCGCAAGCTCAAACTTGTCGATCCCCGAGGACAGATGGTAACCGCTGCCAAAGAGCTGGGAATCAATGTCGGAAGGGAGTGA
- a CDS encoding methyl-accepting chemotaxis protein, protein MDSGAVVKNRSIRYGLFGCILGISAPIGWTLIRLIFFANPDQSLLSRVFGDIVKSPFNIALYTYMGIGTAGVLAVLGYYIGKTTDELHSRASELNVLHQEVASQKEIFEQRYRALDSNIKNFHQISSKIQKSIDIEEVLLLCAEGLHDVLGYERVSILMADEGRSNLSFVASVGTPDFNPQGVSIPLDIRSGVIFKCFADRQIYMIDDLSTYPADFRLKPPYDAIRALRSRSFVLCPIIVKGESVGVFGIDNRQSRRPLNDTDVDTIRLFADQAASAIIRINLLKAIGTLTSELETTFSDLLKNRDHYSRYVVNLKDAVNSVADGTAHIASAAESVLASVDETSSSVSNIYVSIEQVTKNLDYLSESIEKSVSAMEELNSTIKNVEQSAAISHQVSSKVKEEADRGRRVVKETIASLAEIQRSVELSFDAMKRLTENSGRIESIVGVINDITKRTNLLALNASIIAAQAGEYGKSFGVVADEIRNLSLQTGQSTGEITGIIEEIMNESHSAAQNISASKELVQKGVELGGVMGQSLQVIHESSARSLDMTQEIKIATEEQVRSVQLVTHSIENVSSMSSQIFKASKEQSDAAMSIVRSVDTIKEMTQEMVKATVKQVEDGSEIKQSVEAVGEMVTKIFEDMEVRRGESSAVVRELEMMKKIAE, encoded by the coding sequence ATGGATTCCGGGGCTGTCGTGAAGAATAGAAGTATTCGCTACGGGCTTTTCGGGTGTATTCTGGGTATCAGCGCCCCCATAGGGTGGACGCTCATCCGCCTGATTTTTTTCGCCAATCCCGACCAGTCTCTCCTGTCGCGAGTTTTTGGCGATATCGTTAAATCCCCCTTTAATATCGCACTGTATACCTACATGGGAATCGGCACCGCAGGTGTGCTCGCCGTGCTCGGCTACTATATCGGCAAGACGACTGATGAACTCCATAGCCGGGCTTCGGAACTGAATGTTCTTCATCAGGAGGTCGCTTCTCAAAAGGAAATTTTTGAACAGCGTTACCGTGCCCTCGACAGCAACATCAAAAACTTTCACCAAATCAGCAGTAAAATCCAGAAATCCATTGACATCGAAGAGGTTCTGCTCCTGTGCGCTGAAGGGCTCCACGATGTCCTCGGTTACGAGCGGGTCTCCATCCTGATGGCCGACGAAGGGCGCTCCAATCTTTCTTTTGTGGCGTCCGTCGGCACACCGGACTTCAACCCCCAAGGAGTCAGCATCCCTCTTGATATCCGTAGCGGAGTCATTTTCAAGTGCTTTGCGGATCGGCAGATCTACATGATCGACGACCTCAGCACGTATCCGGCTGACTTCCGGCTCAAGCCTCCCTACGACGCCATCCGTGCGTTGCGCTCCAGGAGCTTTGTTCTCTGCCCCATCATCGTGAAGGGTGAATCAGTGGGGGTATTCGGCATCGACAACCGGCAAAGCCGGCGTCCTCTCAATGACACCGATGTCGACACCATCAGGCTTTTCGCCGACCAGGCAGCCTCGGCCATCATCCGGATCAACCTCCTGAAGGCAATCGGAACGCTCACCTCTGAGCTGGAAACCACTTTCTCCGACCTGCTTAAGAACCGCGACCACTATTCCCGCTACGTAGTAAATCTCAAGGATGCGGTCAATTCTGTTGCCGACGGTACCGCTCACATCGCATCCGCCGCCGAAAGCGTCCTTGCCTCCGTTGATGAGACAAGTTCGTCGGTGAGCAATATTTACGTATCCATCGAGCAGGTTACGAAAAATCTCGATTATCTTTCCGAATCTATCGAAAAATCGGTGTCGGCCATGGAAGAGCTCAACTCCACCATCAAGAATGTTGAGCAGAGTGCCGCGATCTCGCACCAGGTTTCAAGCAAGGTAAAAGAGGAAGCTGACCGGGGGAGGCGTGTGGTGAAGGAGACCATCGCGTCGCTGGCCGAGATCCAGCGTTCGGTTGAGCTTTCCTTTGATGCCATGAAGCGGCTCACGGAAAACAGCGGCCGTATCGAGAGCATCGTAGGGGTTATCAACGACATTACCAAGCGGACCAATCTCCTTGCTCTCAACGCCTCAATCATCGCTGCCCAGGCCGGAGAATACGGCAAGAGCTTCGGTGTTGTTGCCGATGAGATCCGTAACCTTTCGCTCCAGACCGGTCAGTCAACCGGTGAAATCACCGGCATCATCGAAGAGATCATGAATGAGTCCCACAGTGCCGCCCAGAACATTTCCGCCTCCAAGGAACTCGTGCAGAAAGGGGTGGAACTGGGGGGGGTTATGGGGCAATCGCTCCAGGTGATTCACGAGAGTTCGGCCCGATCACTGGACATGACCCAGGAAATTAAGATTGCAACCGAAGAGCAGGTCCGCAGCGTGCAGCTTGTCACCCATTCCATCGAAAACGTGAGCAGCATGAGTTCTCAAATATTCAAGGCGTCCAAGGAGCAGTCCGATGCCGCCATGAGCATTGTCCGTTCCGTTGATACGATTAAGGAAATGACCCAGGAAATGGTCAAGGCGACCGTCAAACAGGTGGAAGACGGCAGCGAGATCAAGCAGTCGGTGGAAGCCGTGGGCGAGATGGTAACCAAAATATTTGAAGACATGGAAGTTCGGCGCGGAGAAAGCTCCGCCGTAGTGAGAGAACTTGAAATGATGAAGAAAATCGCCGAATGA
- the panB gene encoding 3-methyl-2-oxobutanoate hydroxymethyltransferase, with product MNRKKTIIDIQKMKAAGEKITVLTSYDYPFTRVMDECGIDMILIGDSVGVVFSGYDNTLPVTMDEMIYHTRAVVRARPKALVVADMPFLSYQTDLRDARLNAGRLVKDGGAEAVKLEGGSHVADTIRAIVDMDIPVMAHIGLTPQSIHRMGGYKVQGKKEEQSQRLLDDAKAIEEAGAFAVVLEGIPLKLAEKITEELSIPTIGIGAGPHCDGQVLVIHDILGLCEKYSPKFVKRYGDANALITSAVSSYIAEVKKGEFPDEGHSFS from the coding sequence GTGAACCGCAAGAAGACAATTATTGACATCCAGAAGATGAAGGCAGCCGGCGAGAAGATAACCGTCCTCACCAGCTATGATTACCCCTTTACCCGCGTAATGGATGAATGCGGCATTGACATGATCCTCATCGGCGATTCCGTGGGCGTTGTCTTCAGTGGGTATGACAACACCCTGCCGGTCACGATGGACGAGATGATCTATCACACCCGGGCGGTGGTGCGGGCCCGGCCCAAGGCCCTGGTTGTGGCCGACATGCCGTTCCTCTCCTACCAGACCGACCTGCGGGACGCCCGTCTCAATGCCGGCCGTCTCGTGAAGGATGGGGGGGCGGAAGCCGTCAAGCTGGAAGGTGGGAGCCATGTGGCCGATACCATCCGCGCCATTGTCGACATGGATATTCCGGTTATGGCCCATATCGGTCTCACCCCCCAGTCGATTCACCGGATGGGGGGGTACAAGGTCCAGGGGAAAAAGGAAGAGCAGTCCCAGCGGCTTCTGGATGATGCCAAGGCCATTGAAGAAGCCGGCGCCTTTGCCGTGGTTCTGGAGGGGATCCCGCTGAAACTGGCGGAAAAGATCACCGAAGAGCTTTCCATTCCCACAATCGGCATTGGCGCGGGGCCCCACTGCGACGGTCAGGTGCTTGTGATCCATGACATCCTGGGACTGTGCGAGAAATACTCTCCAAAGTTCGTGAAACGTTACGGGGACGCCAATGCGCTGATAACCAGCGCGGTTTCCTCATACATCGCCGAAGTGAAGAAAGGAGAATTCCCCGACGAGGGGCATTCATTCAGCTGA
- the panC gene encoding pantoate--beta-alanine ligase, whose protein sequence is MRIIETVAEMQAFSREARREGKSISLVPTMGFLHEGHASLMIEGKKRADILVTSIFVNPTQFGPTEDFDAYPRDLARDRNVAETAGVDVIFAPKASDMYPRGFQTYVNVEELTRPLCGASRPGHFQGVTTVVAKLLNIVLPHVALFGKKDFQQLAVIRRMAADLNMDVEIVGMPIVREADGLAMSSRNAYLGPEERKNALCLSRALATARDLFLDGERSVGTLRDKVLRVIGEVPGAVIDYADFRDGDTLETVETANGRTLIALAVKIGKTRLIDNCILGEEQ, encoded by the coding sequence ATGAGAATCATTGAAACCGTAGCCGAGATGCAGGCCTTTTCGCGGGAGGCACGAAGGGAGGGGAAAAGCATTTCCCTGGTCCCGACCATGGGGTTCCTCCACGAGGGACACGCCTCGCTTATGATCGAGGGGAAGAAGCGGGCCGATATCCTCGTAACGAGCATCTTTGTTAACCCAACCCAGTTCGGTCCCACCGAGGACTTCGATGCCTATCCGCGCGACCTGGCGCGGGACCGTAACGTGGCCGAGACGGCGGGAGTAGATGTTATCTTCGCTCCCAAGGCGTCCGACATGTATCCCCGGGGATTTCAGACCTATGTGAACGTGGAGGAACTGACGCGTCCCCTCTGTGGCGCGAGCCGCCCCGGCCACTTCCAGGGTGTCACCACCGTGGTTGCCAAACTGTTGAACATCGTTCTGCCCCACGTGGCCCTCTTTGGCAAGAAGGACTTCCAGCAGTTGGCAGTCATCCGCCGCATGGCCGCCGACCTGAACATGGACGTGGAAATCGTCGGCATGCCCATTGTGCGTGAAGCGGACGGCCTTGCCATGAGCTCCCGCAATGCCTACCTGGGGCCCGAAGAGCGGAAAAACGCTCTTTGTCTCAGCCGCGCCCTTGCCACGGCCCGGGACCTCTTCCTGGATGGGGAGCGCAGCGTTGGAACGCTGCGGGATAAGGTGCTCCGGGTCATCGGCGAGGTTCCCGGCGCCGTCATCGACTATGCGGATTTTCGCGATGGCGACACCCTTGAGACAGTCGAAACGGCCAACGGGCGAACTCTTATCGCCTTGGCCGTGAAGATAGGAAAGACAAGGCTGATCGACAACTGCATCCTGGGAGAAGAGCAGTAA
- the panP gene encoding pyridoxal-dependent aspartate 1-decarboxylase PanP, which yields MPKNRDAARASLENLYRIFTVPEAPDSTLGAIDQAIAGDVAGFLQTHIVAIERPLEEIEADFSSFSIPEEPTYVSEYTEFVKENLVAHSVHTASPAFVGHMTSALPYFMLPLARLMTALNQNVVKVETSKAFTPMERQVLAMLHHLVYGRNDDFYPQWIHNSQHALGAFCSGGTLANVTALWVARNRLFAPDGEFRGIAQEGLARALKHRGADGIAVLVSERGHYSLGKAADLLGIGRDDLIKIKTDANNRIDLKALREECRRLQDRNTLPLALVGIAGTTETGNVDPLEAMADLAQELGCHFHVDAAWGGPTLFSDRHRHLLRGIERADSVTIDGHKQLYVPMGAGMVVFKDPTALSAIEHHANYILRHGSKDLGSHTLEGSRPGKAMLVHAGFSIIGRKGYELLIDMGIERARTFADMIQRHPDFELISEPELNILTYRYCPPAIQQALTDATAQQRAAINGLLDQVCQLLQKYQREAGKTFVSRTRLHVARHDMELTVLRVVLANPLTTDEILEAVLAEQCEIVRLPEIQALLRQAEELCPGLAKAV from the coding sequence ATGCCGAAAAATCGTGATGCAGCCCGTGCCAGCCTGGAAAACCTCTACCGGATCTTCACCGTGCCGGAAGCACCCGACTCGACCCTCGGCGCTATTGATCAGGCGATTGCCGGCGATGTCGCCGGCTTCCTGCAGACCCATATCGTCGCCATCGAACGCCCTCTCGAAGAGATCGAAGCGGATTTCTCCTCCTTCTCCATACCCGAGGAACCGACCTACGTCTCCGAGTATACCGAATTCGTCAAAGAGAACCTCGTCGCCCACTCGGTCCATACCGCCTCACCGGCCTTTGTCGGCCACATGACCTCGGCGCTCCCCTACTTCATGCTCCCGCTGGCACGCCTCATGACCGCCCTCAACCAGAATGTGGTCAAGGTGGAGACATCCAAGGCCTTTACGCCCATGGAGCGCCAGGTCCTTGCCATGCTTCATCACCTGGTCTATGGCCGGAATGACGACTTCTACCCGCAATGGATTCATAACAGCCAGCATGCCTTGGGGGCCTTCTGCTCCGGCGGCACCCTCGCCAACGTCACGGCGCTATGGGTGGCGCGCAACCGCCTGTTCGCTCCGGACGGAGAGTTCCGCGGCATTGCCCAGGAAGGGTTGGCCCGTGCCCTGAAACATCGCGGCGCGGACGGGATTGCCGTTCTCGTTTCCGAGCGCGGCCACTACTCTTTGGGCAAGGCCGCCGACCTCCTCGGTATCGGCAGGGATGACCTGATTAAGATAAAGACGGATGCAAACAACCGTATCGACCTCAAGGCGTTGAGAGAAGAATGCCGGCGACTGCAGGATCGGAACACCCTCCCGCTGGCTCTGGTCGGCATCGCCGGGACGACCGAAACCGGCAACGTCGACCCGCTGGAGGCAATGGCCGATTTAGCCCAAGAGCTCGGCTGTCATTTTCATGTGGATGCCGCCTGGGGGGGGCCAACCCTTTTTTCCGACCGGCACCGTCACCTGCTCCGCGGAATAGAACGGGCCGACTCGGTTACCATTGACGGGCACAAACAGCTCTATGTGCCGATGGGGGCGGGGATGGTCGTCTTCAAGGATCCCACCGCCCTCTCGGCTATCGAGCATCATGCCAACTATATCCTGCGTCATGGCTCCAAGGACCTGGGCAGTCATACCCTGGAAGGGTCGCGGCCAGGGAAGGCGATGCTGGTTCATGCCGGGTTTTCGATCATTGGCCGCAAGGGGTACGAGCTTCTTATCGATATGGGGATCGAGCGGGCACGCACCTTTGCCGACATGATCCAGCGCCATCCCGATTTCGAGCTGATCAGCGAACCGGAACTGAATATTCTCACCTACCGCTACTGTCCGCCTGCCATCCAGCAGGCCCTGACCGACGCGACGGCCCAACAGCGCGCCGCAATCAATGGACTTCTTGATCAGGTCTGTCAGCTGTTGCAGAAATATCAGCGCGAAGCGGGTAAAACCTTTGTCTCTCGAACACGGCTGCATGTGGCTCGCCACGACATGGAGCTCACGGTCTTACGTGTCGTTCTGGCCAATCCGCTGACGACCGATGAGATTCTGGAGGCAGTTTTGGCGGAACAATGCGAAATCGTGCGTCTGCCGGAGATTCAGGCCTTGCTGCGGCAGGCTGAGGAACTCTGTCCCGGTCTGGCGAAAGCTGTCTAA
- a CDS encoding amidohydrolase family protein yields the protein MELYAASYILPIASPPIPGGAVAVHDGCIVETGTLAELRSRHSGPVHDFPGCAILPGLVNAHTHLELTHFPSWKIRKGIDYSPRTYVDWIIQVIKIRRALSPQELELSVREGLRICLEAGTTAIGEILTDRSLIPLYADSGLRGRLLFEAIGHDPVRNAQLVEELDAAIASFSGGSFLPGISPHAPHTVAEHLHQDVYRLAYERNVPRVIHLAESREESDFFFDSSGKIAEFLYPHVRWESYLPAPRRTTATAWLDGLGVLNGTISAVHCVHLTPSDAEILAKRGVGVVLCPRSNDKLAVGRAPVVLLKRLGVPLALGTDSLASNDSLSLWDEMRYLLDTFPGIFTPTEALSMTTIGSARQLALADRTGSLDKGKHADFLVMKLPGRNGSGEALHEALIHSGEILQVFLAGNLVVSREAFS from the coding sequence ATGGAACTTTACGCCGCTTCATACATTCTGCCGATAGCATCTCCCCCCATCCCCGGCGGCGCGGTGGCTGTCCACGACGGCTGCATTGTCGAAACGGGAACGCTGGCCGAGCTCCGTTCGCGCCATAGCGGTCCCGTCCATGATTTCCCCGGTTGCGCCATCCTCCCCGGGCTCGTCAACGCCCACACCCACCTGGAGCTTACCCATTTCCCTTCCTGGAAGATCCGCAAGGGGATTGACTATTCTCCTCGAACATACGTGGACTGGATAATCCAGGTAATCAAGATCCGGCGGGCCTTGTCGCCACAGGAACTGGAGCTTTCCGTGCGCGAGGGGCTGCGGATTTGCCTCGAAGCCGGGACTACAGCCATCGGCGAAATCCTCACCGACCGTTCACTTATCCCCCTCTATGCCGATTCAGGCCTGAGAGGGAGGCTCTTATTCGAGGCCATCGGTCACGACCCGGTTCGCAATGCCCAACTCGTCGAAGAACTTGATGCTGCCATCGCTTCCTTTTCCGGAGGCTCATTTCTCCCGGGCATTTCACCCCATGCTCCCCACACCGTTGCCGAACACCTACACCAGGATGTGTACCGTCTGGCGTATGAGCGGAACGTGCCACGAGTCATCCACCTGGCCGAGTCCCGCGAAGAGAGCGATTTTTTCTTTGATTCTTCCGGAAAAATTGCCGAGTTTCTCTATCCCCATGTCCGGTGGGAATCGTACCTCCCCGCACCACGGCGCACAACCGCTACAGCCTGGCTCGATGGGCTCGGCGTATTGAACGGCACCATCTCGGCTGTTCACTGCGTTCACCTTACGCCGTCCGACGCCGAAATCCTGGCCAAACGTGGCGTCGGCGTGGTCCTCTGTCCCCGGAGCAACGACAAACTCGCCGTGGGGCGCGCCCCGGTCGTTCTGCTGAAGAGGCTCGGCGTCCCGCTTGCGCTTGGCACCGATTCACTGGCCAGCAATGACTCACTCTCACTGTGGGATGAAATGCGATATCTCCTTGATACCTTCCCGGGCATTTTTACTCCTACGGAAGCCCTTTCAATGACCACCATCGGCTCTGCTCGCCAGTTAGCCCTTGCTGATCGGACCGGTTCCCTCGATAAAGGGAAACATGCCGATTTCCTTGTGATGAAGCTCCCGGGCCGGAATGGTTCCGGTGAGGCGCTGCATGAGGCGCTCATTCATTCGGGAGAGATTCTTCAGGTTTTCCTTGCCGGCAATCTCGTTGTTAGCCGGGAGGCGTTTTCTTGA
- the smpB gene encoding SsrA-binding protein SmpB produces the protein MGEKLICNNKKAFHDYFIEERFEAGMVLKGTEVKSLRMGKANLNDSFALVRDGEIFLHNLHINPYDFGNRQNHDPDRLRKLLMHKSEIEKLFGKIREKGYSVVPLRLYFKNGLAKVELGLAKGKKLYDKREDMKKKDQSREMAQALRERSKSH, from the coding sequence ATGGGAGAAAAGCTGATCTGCAACAACAAGAAAGCGTTTCACGATTACTTTATTGAGGAACGTTTTGAAGCGGGAATGGTCCTGAAGGGGACCGAAGTCAAATCGCTCCGCATGGGGAAGGCGAACCTCAACGACTCTTTCGCCCTGGTCCGTGACGGTGAAATCTTTCTGCACAATCTCCATATCAACCCTTACGATTTCGGCAATCGCCAGAACCACGATCCGGACAGGCTGCGCAAGCTCCTGATGCATAAGAGCGAGATTGAAAAGCTCTTCGGCAAGATCCGCGAAAAGGGGTACTCGGTTGTCCCGCTCCGCCTCTACTTCAAGAACGGCCTCGCCAAAGTGGAGCTGGGCCTTGCCAAGGGGAAGAAGCTGTACGACAAGCGCGAGGACATGAAGAAGAAAGACCAGTCGAGGGAGATGGCCCAGGCCCTCAGGGAAAGAAGCAAGAGCCACTGA